AGCCCTCTGCTTCGTGGTTTTTCCTATACTACTCCAATTTACAGTAAAGACTCATCGGAATAATATACACAAAGGGCCATAGACAAAGCATTGTCTATGGCCCCTTAATCTATTTTATACACCAGCTGAAAAACCATAACGAAATAAGCATAGATATACTATACTTTTTTCGAAAAGTTATTCAGCCGATGAATATAGGGGATTTAAACCCCTTGATTAAGCTCCGTACAACGCTTCACCGTATACATTTGTGCGGAGCAAAGTTTTCTAATGAGTTTTACAAATTTTATATAAAGCATATTCTGCACCTTCCTTAATACTTAAAAGGGATTTTAGCATACGGTTTTACGAAGCGTCAACATTACTTCTGAATCTTTCAACTACTTGTTTTCAAAATATTGCTTCTGAAACATACACATTCTTATCGCATTATGATAGTTACCATCAACGAAAAACTCATCGATAAGCTCACCTTCTACCATAAACCCAACTTTTTTATAAACATGTACTGCCTTTTCATTTTCCTTATCCACAACTAAATATATCTTATGCATATTTAGTACAGAAAAAGCGTAATCCATTGCTAAACGCGTCGCATCCACTGCATAACCATATCCTTGATAATTCGGATCAATAATAATTTGGAATTCTGTTCTACGATGAATATAATCAATTTCTACTAACTCAACTAATCCAACCATTTCATTGTCTTTCTCAACGATAAATCGGCGTTCGCTTTGATCATGTATATGTTTATCGTATAAGTCTTGCAGCTCCACAAATGCCTCATATGGCTCTTCAAACCAATACGACATAATGTGCGCATTATTATTCAGTTCGTGTACAAACTTTAAATCTTCTCGTTCTAATGGACGTAACTTCAATTCCTGATTCATTCCTATAACCTCCAAGTAAAAAAACTCTTCACTTAATTTCTCAATTTTTTTCGATTTCAAACGCCCTAATTTCATTGTAAACTTTCAAGCAACTTGAAGGTCAAGATGTAAAAACTAATGTAAAAATATTATGCCGAAATTTATAACTAATTAATAAAGAATGTAGGTATTTACAGTAACTTAACGAAAAAAGAACAGTCTTTTTGCTTTCCAAAAAGCTCAGTAAGATAAAATAAAATTATAAATATATCATCGTTAAAAATTAAGAAAAGGAGCTGAATCTATGAGTATACAATATAGAAAATATGCGTTATCTGTAATCTCATTAGCCTTATTTACTCTTATTGGTTGTACTAATAATGAGCAAAAAAACGATATAAACGAGACATATACTTTTGAGGCTTCCAAAAAACGTGGTGATATTATTGAGAAAAACGATGAAGTTTATAACATAGAGAAATTAGATACTTTCGTAAAAAACTATAATTCAAATAAAGACGATTCAGTTAGAATTACTAAATTTAATAACAAGAACGAGCCTATTATTATTGATTTAACTGTAAAAAAAGAAAAGGAATCTACCTCCGTCTATTATGATGTCGACTACACAAAAACAAATGAGAAACTTAATGAAAACCAAGAGATACAATATTCGAATACTACATGTCAAAAGATAAAGAAAGATATTGAAGACAACAAAGTAACTTATAAATTAGAATGTCCTGACACTATTCATTTGATTACAGCCCCCAAAATCATAGGGTGGAAAATTCCACATAAAAAAGTAGTGCAAACTTACGTCTGCACTACTACTCTTTTCTCAAATCTCTCATATTCGATATGTATAAAGCAATAACTAAAACAAGAATTGCTCCCGCGTATAATAACGTCTCCATCGGTTCCTCATGAGACACAATAATCAACCGAATTAAAGCCGTAATTCCGATATAAATAAAATAACGTAACGGGAAATGATAATTCGATTTAAAATACTTAATAATTAATGCAATGAACTCGAAGTATAAGAAATAGACGATGATACTTTCAACCAATTTATAAGACGTATACTCTTTTGACGAAAAAATATACTGCACAAACGTGATCGTCTCATTCACTAAGAAAATCGATAACACAATGGATAATATAATTAAAGCTATATTTAATATCCATTGCAAAATACTAGCTATAACATGATCGATATTAAACGACTTCATTTTATCTTTAAACTCCCCTTCGTATAAGTACTTATTTATTATAGCAAAATTACGATTGGAAAGAAGTTAAATCATATATTCGTCCTTTGTTGTTGCCAGTATAGGCCAGATTTAGTGTGTGGAGAATTCTGTTTACAACCATACCTGACGAAACATGGAGAAACTCTTTCAAATTACCGTTCGTACATGTCGTACTAATGAGCAATGCATAATCTCGTATAGCACCCTCATGTGCCACTTTTGAAAAATCTTTACAACTTGTACAACGCCAACCCTTCTTAACTTTAACCATTGGAATAACTAAGCATTTCTCACATTGTACTCCATTTAGCAACTCCTCTTTTTCTATTTTATATTGCTCAAGTATATTTTGTTGAAGTGGAGAATGCTCCGCTATTATTTGATGAATGAGCCTATCTACATTATCTATAACTTTTTTCTTATATTTACTTTCAAACCACTTTATTTTATGAGGTAGATTTGCACTATGAATAATTGTATGAAGAAGATTGTCATCTGAAGATTTTATAATGGTACGAGGCGAGCTAATAACAACGAGGGACTCGATTGGAAGACTAGAAGAAAATCCATGTAAGCTTAACCATTTTTTAAGTTGTATTTCCTGCCTTTTTATTTGTAAAACAGGGTCTGGAAATCCCTCTGAATTTCCTTCTGTTATTCGGATAAGTTGATTAAACTTTGTATCAAATATTAATGTACCTGCTATATTTTTTATCTCAAGAAACAGAAGAAACTTTGTGGAAATGATAATAGTATCAATTTGAAAGTATTGATCATGATTAGATAAGCGAACATCATGTAAAACACTGTACTCTTTCTCAGAAATAAAACTAAGTGGATAATCAATCGCTTGCTCCCCTTTATACCCCGCCATGTGTTTTGCCAAGTTTTCTCCAATTATATTTCGTTTCGGATGATGTACAGGTAACCTTCTAAGAAGCGCTTCTAACTGTCTTATATAAATCGGTATTTTTCTTTCTTTCACAATCACCTCAAACACCCCTTTACAAATATATCAACGATTTTTTCAATATATCTATCACAACTAGCAATATATCAACGATTTTTCCAATATATCTATCATAACTTACAATATATCAACGATTTTTCTAATATATCGATCGGTCGACAATATCCGACACTACCTCACTTCAATCACTCACAGCATATCCTAGAAAAACACCTTCAGCAAAAACTTAAAATCGCATTTCCTCATAAAAAAACCATAACCCGATCCTCCAGCAAAGTTATGGTTTTTATCCTACAACGCCACTCTACCTATAACTTTGCCATGAATTCCACAAAATCCATTTGTGCCTATACCAACTTTCACCTTTTTCACAATGAAACTATATACGTTAAAATCGTTTCATAACGCTATTACTTCCGCATACCTACACTTTATATAATAACGGTACAGTACAAACAACGTACTGTACAAATATATGTGGGGGATTAACTATGAACGAAGCGTTACTATTAGTCGACATACAAAATGATTACTTTGAAGGTGGCAATATGGAATTACATCAACCTGAAAAAGCCGCACAAAAAGCGAAAGAAGTTTTGAAAGCATTTCGTGAAAAACATAAAACAGTTATTCACGTACAACATATTGCGAACAATGAAGGAGCTACTTTCTTCTTATCCGATACAATAGGTGTTCAAATTTATGATGATGTACAACCAATTGCTAACGAAAGAGTCATTCAAAAACATCACCCTAACAGTTTTTTAAGAACAAATTTATTAGAAACATTACAGACAGAGAAAATAGACCGACTAGTCATTTGCGGTATGATGACTCATGTATGTATTGATGCAACAGTACGCGCTGCCAGTGACTTCGGATTTCAATGTATTGTAATTGAAGATGCTTGTACAACAAAAGATTTAGAATTTCAAGGAAATCTAATCCCCGCAGTACACGCTCATCAATCGTTCATGAGTGCATTAGAGTTTGGTGATATTTATGCAACAGTCATGTCAGCAAACTGTTTTATAAACAAGAGCAAATAAAAAATTACAGTTCAAAAAAAAGAAAGGATAAATATCTTATTCTTTCTTTTTTCCATTGTCTTAATGACCGTATTTATACGATAATCACCATAATGTAAAACATCTGCAAGAGCCTCTTCTAATTGCTGATGCGAAGATGTGTGAAGAGTCATGACATAGCACCCATCGCCGCTTATACGATACATTTCAGTAATTACGTCCGTTTTTTCAAAAAAGTTTTGAATTTGATTATGATAGTGCGGTGCATGCAAAAATAGTGTAACAAAGGTCATAATAGATCCTTCTAGCTTAGCCCTGTTGATATTTATCGTATATTTTTGAATGACACCTGCCTCTTCTAATTTATGAATTCGTTTCCCGACAGCCTGACCAGTCAAATGTACTATCTCCCCAATTTCCTTCCAGTTCATTCTAGCGTTTTCTTGTAGTAATTGTATAATCTTAAAATCTGTTGAATCAAACATGGACATCCCCTTCCTATACGAAACGAATTCTATAAAATCTTCATTTCCCCTACAGTTTAGCTCGAAAATTTTGCAATACAATCGATTGGCTCCATTAGGAATTACATTATTGTTAACGACTTTCCTTCTTCATTACAATGTATTTGTTGGATTACTCGTAGGCACTACAACAAGCTAGCGATTTTTTATAAATATGAACATTTTTTAGGAATTAGTTTATCTTTTTTTAATGTTTTATTTAGAGGCAGTTTATAGTCGAGTATTAACATAAGAAACGTAGCAACTAAGTTTATATATGACGCACTGCTACTATAATCGCAAACCGTACTACTTAAAATTATAAAATAAGGAGACGATAAAACATGAACAAAAAAACAAAAGCACTATCATCCATACTGCTCGGATTCACATTAGCATTAACAGGGTGTGCTGGTACTAAAGCTGAAGAAAATCATGGGAAACAAAAACAAGAACAAGTTGCTAAAGAAACAAAACAGGAAAACAAATTAACTAAAGGGCAAAAAATGGCTAATATTCTTAGCGAGACAAATTGGCAAGGTACACGAGTGTATGACAAAGATAAGAATGACTTAACAAAAGAGAATGCAAACTTCATTGGTCTAGCAAAATATGATGCGAAGTCAGGCAGATATGAATTTTTCGATGCTAAAACAGGTGCAAGTCGTGGCGATAAAGGAACATTCTTTGTCACAAATGATGGGAAGAAGAGAATATTAATTTCAGAATCAATGAAGTATCAAGCCGTTGTTGACATGACAAAATTAAATAAAAATGTATTTACTTATAAACGGATGGGGAAAGACGCTAACGGTAAAGATGTAGAAGTTTTCGTTGAACATGTTCCATATAAAGAAAAAGAACTTTCTTTCACTGATCCGGACAAACAGCTGAACACAACTACAGGAGATATTGTTAAAAACGTTGATGGAGATAAAATTTTAGGCGGTACCCTTTGGCACGGAACAAAGGTATTAGATGAAGCTGGTAACGATGTAACACAGTTTAATTCGAATTTTATAAGTCTAGCAAAATTTGATGAAAAATCTAATAAATATGAGTTCTTCAATAGCGAAACAGGTCAAAGCCGCGGTGATTATGGCTACTTCGATGTTGTACACGAAAATAAAATAAGAGCCCATGTTTCAATTGGAAATAATAAATACGGTGCTGCTCTTGAGCTTACTGAACTAAATAAGAATAAATTTACGTATAAAAGAACTGGTAAAGACCATGCTGGTAAGGATATAACTATATTCGTTGAACATGAACCTTATAAAGGTGATATGAAACCACAATTTAGCTTTTAAAAACGTTTGATTAAAGATCTTATACTGAGTTGCAGGATCTTTCTTATTAAGCAAGAGAACGAAAAGACGAAAAACATGTAGCTTTTCGTCTTCACAATATTCCCACCTTATAGTTGATGATTTACAAAACTTAAAAACATACCGATACAAAATAAAATTTGTGACTAAGTAAAAAGCGCCCTACTTATAGGGCGCTTTTTTTATACTTAATGACTAATACT
This genomic interval from Bacillus thuringiensis contains the following:
- a CDS encoding nuclease-related domain-containing protein, whose translation is MKERKIPIYIRQLEALLRRLPVHHPKRNIIGENLAKHMAGYKGEQAIDYPLSFISEKEYSVLHDVRLSNHDQYFQIDTIIISTKFLLFLEIKNIAGTLIFDTKFNQLIRITEGNSEGFPDPVLQIKRQEIQLKKWLSLHGFSSSLPIESLVVISSPRTIIKSSDDNLLHTIIHSANLPHKIKWFESKYKKKVIDNVDRLIHQIIAEHSPLQQNILEQYKIEKEELLNGVQCEKCLVIPMVKVKKGWRCTSCKDFSKVAHEGAIRDYALLISTTCTNGNLKEFLHVSSGMVVNRILHTLNLAYTGNNKGRIYDLTSFQS
- a CDS encoding DUF4822 domain-containing protein; translation: MNKKTKALSSILLGFTLALTGCAGTKAEENHGKQKQEQVAKETKQENKLTKGQKMANILSETNWQGTRVYDKDKNDLTKENANFIGLAKYDAKSGRYEFFDAKTGASRGDKGTFFVTNDGKKRILISESMKYQAVVDMTKLNKNVFTYKRMGKDANGKDVEVFVEHVPYKEKELSFTDPDKQLNTTTGDIVKNVDGDKILGGTLWHGTKVLDEAGNDVTQFNSNFISLAKFDEKSNKYEFFNSETGQSRGDYGYFDVVHENKIRAHVSIGNNKYGAALELTELNKNKFTYKRTGKDHAGKDITIFVEHEPYKGDMKPQFSF
- a CDS encoding Lrp/AsnC family transcriptional regulator gives rise to the protein MFDSTDFKIIQLLQENARMNWKEIGEIVHLTGQAVGKRIHKLEEAGVIQKYTININRAKLEGSIMTFVTLFLHAPHYHNQIQNFFEKTDVITEMYRISGDGCYVMTLHTSSHQQLEEALADVLHYGDYRINTVIKTMEKRKNKIFILSFF
- the psiE gene encoding phosphate-starvation-inducible protein PsiE, whose protein sequence is MKSFNIDHVIASILQWILNIALIILSIVLSIFLVNETITFVQYIFSSKEYTSYKLVESIIVYFLYFEFIALIIKYFKSNYHFPLRYFIYIGITALIRLIIVSHEEPMETLLYAGAILVLVIALYISNMRDLRKE
- the speG gene encoding spermidine N1-acetyltransferase encodes the protein MNQELKLRPLEREDLKFVHELNNNAHIMSYWFEEPYEAFVELQDLYDKHIHDQSERRFIVEKDNEMVGLVELVEIDYIHRRTEFQIIIDPNYQGYGYAVDATRLAMDYAFSVLNMHKIYLVVDKENEKAVHVYKKVGFMVEGELIDEFFVDGNYHNAIRMCMFQKQYFENK
- a CDS encoding cysteine hydrolase family protein; this translates as MNEALLLVDIQNDYFEGGNMELHQPEKAAQKAKEVLKAFREKHKTVIHVQHIANNEGATFFLSDTIGVQIYDDVQPIANERVIQKHHPNSFLRTNLLETLQTEKIDRLVICGMMTHVCIDATVRAASDFGFQCIVIEDACTTKDLEFQGNLIPAVHAHQSFMSALEFGDIYATVMSANCFINKSK